One window of the Chryseobacterium camelliae genome contains the following:
- a CDS encoding PadR family transcriptional regulator has product MNTENTKAQMRKGILEFCILSLINHREMYVSDLIDELKKGKLDVVEGTLYPLLTRLKNGEFLSYRWEESTGGPPRKYYQITAKGKLFLDELQNTWNDLTNSVNQITQNH; this is encoded by the coding sequence ATGAATACCGAAAATACCAAAGCGCAAATGCGGAAAGGGATTCTGGAATTCTGTATTTTGAGTCTCATCAACCACCGGGAAATGTATGTGTCTGATCTTATTGATGAACTGAAAAAAGGAAAACTGGATGTCGTGGAAGGAACCCTCTACCCTCTCCTGACCAGACTTAAAAACGGGGAATTCCTCTCCTATCGTTGGGAAGAATCTACCGGCGGCCCACCCAGAAAGTATTACCAGATTACCGCAAAAGGGAAACTGTTTTTAGACGAGCTCCAGAATACCTGGAATGACCTCACCAACTCGGTTAACCAAATTACTCAAAACCATTAA